The following proteins are co-located in the Dietzia timorensis genome:
- the metF gene encoding methylenetetrahydrofolate reductase [NAD(P)H] — MSASTTARIPFSVEFYPPRDEAAEERLWRAASVFEQLGAAFVSVTYGAGGSTRDRTLRITRDVANNTALLPIAHLTAVGHTVSELDALVDEYAKAGVHNILALRGDPPGDPLGEWTQHPGGLRYADELVRLIGEKDSFEVGVASFPEGHYRASTLDVDTEVLVTKLRSGAEYSITQMFFDVDDYLRLRDRVVAADPEQGAKPIIPGLMPVTSLRSVRRMLELSGSKLPADFESRLTRAAGSGETEDRAAVREVGIEFATNLCERLIREGAPCLHFNTLNFSRATQEVLANLGMAPEVGAHGGVVLA; from the coding sequence ATGTCGGCGTCCACAACTGCGCGGATCCCGTTCTCGGTCGAGTTCTACCCGCCGCGTGACGAGGCGGCAGAGGAGCGTTTGTGGCGCGCCGCCTCGGTGTTCGAGCAGTTGGGCGCGGCGTTCGTGTCGGTGACGTACGGAGCGGGCGGGTCGACCCGCGACCGCACACTTCGCATCACCCGTGACGTCGCGAATAACACCGCCCTCTTGCCTATCGCGCATCTGACGGCCGTGGGTCACACCGTCTCCGAGCTCGACGCGCTCGTCGACGAATACGCGAAGGCGGGCGTGCACAACATCCTCGCGCTGCGCGGGGATCCACCGGGAGATCCGCTCGGTGAGTGGACGCAGCACCCGGGCGGGCTTCGCTATGCGGACGAACTGGTCCGACTCATCGGGGAGAAGGACTCCTTCGAGGTGGGCGTCGCGTCGTTCCCGGAAGGGCACTATCGGGCGAGCACGCTCGATGTCGACACCGAGGTTCTCGTGACGAAGCTGCGCAGCGGTGCTGAATATTCGATCACACAGATGTTCTTCGACGTCGACGACTACCTCCGGCTCCGCGATCGCGTGGTCGCCGCGGACCCCGAGCAGGGTGCCAAGCCGATTATTCCGGGTCTCATGCCGGTGACCTCGCTACGATCCGTGCGCCGGATGCTCGAGCTTTCGGGCTCGAAGCTGCCGGCCGACTTCGAGAGTCGACTTACCCGAGCGGCGGGCAGCGGGGAGACCGAAGACCGGGCGGCGGTGCGGGAGGTCGGCATCGAGTTCGCGACGAACCTGTGTGAGCGACTCATTCGTGAAGGCGCCCCGTGCCTGCACTTCAACACGCTCAACTTCTCGCGCGCGACGCAGG